The Herbaspirillum sp. DW155 genomic interval ATGCCCGCGCGACCGTGCCCGGCCAGCCGGCCGCAGGTGCCTACATCAGCATCGAGAACAAGGGCAGCACGCCGGATCGCCTGATCGCCGTGTCTTCGCCGGTGGCCAAGTCGGGGGAAATCCACACCATGGCCATGGAAGGCAATGTCATGAAGATGCGCGAAGTCAGTGGCGGACTGGAAGTCAAACCCGGCCAGAAGATCGCCATGCAGCCGGGCAATGGCTACCACATCATGCTGATGGGCCTGTCCAAGCCGCTGCAGGCGGGTGACAAGGTGCCGGCCACGCTGAGCTTCGAGAAGGCGGGCAAGGTCGAGGTGACCTTCAACGTCGAGGACCGCAATGCACCAGCAGCGGGCATGGATGACATGAAGGACATGAAGGGTCACATGCACCACTGACCCATTCAGCAACCTGAAACGACAAGGCCGGCAGCGAGCGATGCTCCTGCCGGCCTTGTCGTTTTGGAGCGTGCGGCGATCAGCCGGCCAGCTTGCGCACCTTGGCCAGCAGCTTGGTGGTGGAGCGGTCATGCTCGAAGGCAATGGCCAGCACCTGTCCGCCATAGGCTGCCACGGCCTGGCCCTCGGGGATGGCGTGCATGTCGTAGTCGCCGCCCTTGACGTAGATCTCCGGACGCGCCTGCTGCACGGCCTCCAGCGCCGTGTCTTCATCGAAGGGGACCACCAGCGAGACCGATTCCAGGGCCGCCAGCACCGCCATGCGGTCTTCGCAGGTGTTGATGGGCCGGTCATCACCCTTGCCCAGGCGCTTGACCGACGCATCGGTATTGACCGCCACCACCAGCGAGGCGCCCTGGGCGCGGGCCTGCGCCAGATAGGTCACGTGGCCGCGATGCAGGATGTCGAAGACGCCATTGGTCATCACCACCGGCTTGGGCAATTGGGCCACGCGCTGCTGGAGTTCGTCGCGGGTGCAGAGTTTGGATTCGAAGTCGGCCATCTTGAGGGAATCGTTGCAGGATGAAAAAAGCCGCAACCAACGCGGTTGCGGCTTTGCGATTGTACTGCCTGTGAAGGATTTTTCCCGATCAGGCTGCGGCCGCGCCGGCCGGCATGAGGCGCTGGGTCACTTCCTTGCGGTAGCGGTTCAGCTCCTGGACGTTGCTGAAGGTGCGTTCAAACAGCAGCGACATGTTGTGCAGGATGCGGTCGACGACCTTCTTTTCCCATTCGCCGTCGAACTTGATCTGGCTGTCCAGCCAGCGTTCCAGCCATTCCGGATCGGGCAGGCGGCTTTGCACGGTGTCGTTGGGGAACAGCGCCTGGTTCACGTGCAGGTTGGTCGGGTGCAGGGGCTTTTCGGTGCGGCGCGCCGAAGCCATCAACACGCCGATCTTGGCGAAAGCGGCACGGGCCTTGTCGCCCACTTCGTTCAAGGCCTTCTTCATGTAGCGCAGGTAGGCGCCGCCGTGGCGGGCTTCATCCTGGCTGATGATCTTGTAGATCTGCTTGATGACCGGCTCGGTGTGCCAGTCGGCGGCACAGCGGTACCAGTGGTTCAGGCGGATCTCGCCGCAGAAGTGCAGCATCAGGGTTTCCAGCGGCGGGGCGGGATCGAACTCGAAGCGCACGTTGTGCAGTTCTTCTTCGGTCGGACACAGGTCCGGGCGGAAGCGGCGCAGGTATTCCATCAGCACCAGCGAGTGCTTCTGTTCCTCGAAGAACCATACCGACATGAATGCCGAAAAATCGCTGTCCCCGCGGTTGTCGCGCAGGAACATCTCGGTGGCGGGCAGGGCCGACCATTCCGTGATGGCGTTCATGCGGATGGTCTGCGCCTGTTCGTCGGTGAGCAAGGAAGCGTCGAACTTGTCCCAAGGAATATCCTTATCCATATTCCAACGGACCTGCTCTAGCGATTTGAACAATTCTGGGTACAGCATCTCTGTGTGTGCCTATATGCGTTAAGTGTTTGATTTTAACAAGATTTTCCTGCCCCATCCTAAAACGCTCAGGTTTCAGCAATATGACAGAGGCCCCTGCGCATTCGCGCCCGGGGCCAGGCTCTGCCTTGGCGAGGATCAGGGGGAAGTTGGCTTGCGGGAGGCTGGCTTCTTGTTTTGCCCGGATTGTACAACAGCCGTCCTGACCGGCGCGCTCGTATTTTCCGCACGCTTGGGCGCTTTCCTGGGCGCTGGCTTGGCCGCCGCCGGCCCGGCTCCCTTGGCCGGCCTGGAAGCCGCAGCCGGCTTGGCTTTCGGGCCGGCCTTGGGCTTCGGGGCGACTGTCTTATTTTCGCTACGTTTGGGCGCCTTGGCAGGCTTGGGGGCCTTGGCCGCCTTGGGCGGCTTGGCGGGCTTGAGCAGCGGTTCCTGCTCGGGCAGACTGCCGGCCAGGGCATTGCCCACAGCGTGCTTGAACTGCTCCTGCAAGACGTTCCACCAGGCGTTGGGGTTGGCGATGGCCGATTGCAGATCGGGGGCCGGCGGCGCTGCGCTCGCTTCTTCAGCGCCGGGTTCGGGTCCGGATTCGGCATGCGGTGAAGAAGCTTGCTCCTCTGCAACATCAGGCGTATCAGCCGCACCGGCGTGCGGCTCGCCCTCTTCTTCGCCCGTCTCCTCCGGCTTGCCGCCTGCACCCGGCCACATCGGGAAGCCGAAGGGGAAGGCCGGCGCCGGGCGGTCTTTCTCATCGGCCTGCGATGCCGCATCAGGGGCGCCGCGCGAGGCCATGATCTCGCTCATGGCCTGCAGCGTGGAGAGGGTGGCGCTCTGCACTTCCAGCGTCTGGATGGTGGCCTTCAACATGTTCAGGTTCAGCTCCAGCCAGGAAGCCACGGTCTTCAGGTCAGCGATCTTCTTGTTGATGTCCTCCACCGACAGCGAGGGCGTGGCCATGGCGGGGGCGCCCATGCTGCTCCACATCTTCTTCATGAAATCGATGGTATCGGCTACCGAGCCTGCACCCGGCATCTGGTCATGATTCAGCATTGATCGCTCCTGTTGTTGTGGTGTGGCTGTCAGCGAGGCGGGCGCTGCATCCGGCAAGTGCTCGGCAGTGCGGTCTGCCCGGCCGGGATGAAGCGCTCGGTGCGGAATCCGAAGCCGCTGCCCTCATTGTCGAAACGGATGCCGCCGCTGTCGGCGCGCTGCATCTGCATCAGGTAGAGCGGCTGGATCAGCTGGTGATCCTCGGCCCGCATGCTCGCCTCGTGGAAGGCGTTCTGATAATGCGCGCCTTCCAGGGCATATGCAACCGCCTTGGGATCGGTACTCTTCGCTTTTTCGATGGCCTTGACCAGCATGTCGATCATCACCTGCATGCGCAGGTAGAGGTAATCATCCTTGGGCTGGGGGTAGCGCTTGCGGAATTGCTGATAGTAGTCATCGCTGGGCGAACCGGGATTACCACCCGCATTGGGATGCCACTCGGCCACCGCACGCACCACGCCCACACCCGCATCACCGATGGCCGCAGGCGCGCCCAGGCTATTTGCGTAGAAGGTATAGAACTTGGCCTTGAAACCGGCATCGCGCGCAGCCTTCACCAACAGTGTCAGGTCATTGCCCCAGTTGCCGGTGATGACGGCATCGGCTCCGGCGCTACGCATCTTGGCGATGTAGGGTGCGAAATCCTTGATCTTGCCGATGGGATGCAGCTCATCACCGACGATGGCGATGTCGGGCCGCTTGGCCGCCAGCTGCTCGCGCGCCGCCTTGGCCACCTGGCGGCCGAAGCTGTAGTCCTGGCCGATCAGGTAGACCTTCTTGGTCGCGGGATCAGCCTTGATGGCTTCGGTCAGGGCCTGCATGCGCATGTCGGCGCTGGCATCGAAACGGAAGTGCCAGAAGCTGCATTTCTCATTGGTCAGCGCGGGATCGACCGCCGAGTAATTGAGGAACAACACGCGATGATCCGGTTCGCGCTGGTTGTGCTTGTTGACCGCATCGATGAGCGCAGCGGCCACGGCTGAACTGTTGCCTTCGATCAGGAAGGGGATGCGCTCGTCGGTGAGCTGGCGAAACTGCACCAGCGAGTCTTCCACGCCCAGCTTGTTGTCGAAGGTGGAGAGCTGCAACAGGTGCTTGCCATCGGGCAGGCTCACGCCGCCACGCGCATTGACGCGCTCGATGGCATAGCTGATGTTGCGCACCACCGCTTCACCGGCATTGGCGAAGGGACCGGAGAGGCCATCGATCATGCCGATGCGCACGGGTGGCAAGGGAGCAGCGGAGGTGGAGGCGGAGGTGGAGAAGGCGGCCAGCGCCATCAGGGCGGCCGACAACATGCGCAAAGGCAGGCGGGAAGACAGGGACAGGTTCATCGATCTGCAAAGGGCAACGGCAAAAAGCGCATTGTACTTGTTTGAATTGGCCTTCCGTTGGCGCGCGCGGGCACGACGGCCCGCACCTGATCCGATACACTGGCGGGCATGAGCGAAGTTTCCCGTCCCACCCGGCGCTGGCCGCGCCTGCTGATCCTGATTGCATTGAGCCTGACGCTGCACGCCCTGCTGGTGGACTGGGGCCGCCGTCACATCATCGTGCCGGGCCAGAGCGATGCGCCGGCGCCCACCCTCACGGTCGAACTGCATCCGGTGCCACCGCCCGAGCAGCCGGTCGCGCTGCCGATGCAGCCCAAGCCGGCCCGACCGGCGATCTCCCGCAGCCATCCCGCCCCGGCACCCCGACGTGCGCGCGCGCCCGAGCCCTCGATCGAACCACCCGACGAACCGATCCGCGAAACCGTCGAGCGCATCACCACGCCTGCACCTGAAGCGCCGCAAGCGGTCGCCCCCGCCGCGCCCGCCAGTGGCAGCGGCCAGGCTGCACAGGGAAATGGCGAAGGGACAGGCAGCGCCTCCGGCACCGGCAGCAGCGAGGGCCAGGAGGCGGCACCGGGCAAGCAATACCAGACCAGCGCCCCGCCCAGCGTCTTGCTGGAATACGACGTCACCGGCACCAAGGACCAGCAGCCCGCCTACGGCCGCGGCAGCATCGCCTGGACCAACGACGGCAGCCACTATCGTGTCGAGGGCAAGGCCAAGGCGCTGTTCTTTACCCTGCTCAATTTCACCAGCGTGGGCGAACTCGATGCCTGGGGCGTCTCGCCGGAGCTCTACACGGAACAGAAGGGCTTCAAGTCCGCCACCAACACCCACTTCAATCGCCAGCGCAATGAGGTCAGCTTTTCGGCCTCCACCACGCGCTACCCCCGTCACGGCGGCGAACAGGACCGCGCCAGCCTGATCTGGCAGCTGGCCGCCATCGGCCGGGGCGATGCCGCGCAATTCCAGCCCGGCACGGTGATCGACCTGTTCGTGGCCGGGGTGCGCGATGGTGAAATCTGGCGCGTGCAGGTGCTGGGGCAGGAAGCCATTAACCTGCCCGTGGGCCACGTGCAGACCTGGCACGTGGTGCGCATGCCCAAGCCCGGCTCCTATGACGATCGCGTCGATATCTGGCTGGCCCCCCAGCATGAGTGGTATCCGGTGCGGGTGCGCTATACCGACCTGCGCCCCAACGGCGACTACACCCAGCTCGACCTGACGGACCTCAAAACGCCGGGCTCATGAGGACAATTCAGGACTGCTTCTGCAAGTCCTGTCAAAATCGGAAACAATTGCGCAGCAATACGGCAGAACCCTCTTCCGGCATTTTGGTCGTATTTCGTCATATGGCTAAAACATGCCCCGCCGCCAAAGACCGATAGAGACCAACACAAAGAATCCGCCATGAAACAACTTTCATATCGCCTCCTGACCACCCTGGCTGCGCTGCCGCTGGCCGCCCTGCTGGGCAGCGCCCCCGCCCTGGCCGCCGACGGCCCGCATCCGGTGGAAAAACGTCCCTACAACCTGCCGCCCTCGGCCGAGCTGCATTACGCCATCAGCGCCAAGCAAAGCGGCCTCGACCTCAAGGGCGAAGGGCTGGTGAAGTGGACCCAGAGCAAGACCGCCTACAGCGTCAACACCGAGACCCGCGCCATGCTGCTGGGCAAGATCCTGGAAACCAGCAGCGAAGGTGCCGTCGATGCCTATGGCCTGGCCCCGGCGCGCTTCGTCGAAAAACGTCTGCGCCGCGAACCGACCACCACCACCTTCAACCGCGAACAGAACAAGATCACCTTCACCGAATCGGCAGACAGCTTCCCGCTGCAGGGGGGCGAGCAGGACCGTACCGGCATCACCTGGCAGTTCGTCGCCATTGCGCGCGCCAATGCAGCCAAGATGAAACCGGGTTCGGAATGGAAGTTCTTCGTGGCCGGTCCGCGCGATGCCGAGCAGTGGACGTTCAAGGTGATCGGCCGCGAAAAGGTCAGCACCGCCCAGGGCGAAACCGAAGCCCTGCACGTGTTCCGCAATCCGCCGCCGGACGACCAGGCGCAGAAGCTCGATATCTGGCTCGCGCCCAAGATGGAGTGGTATCCGGTGCGCCTGAAGTTCACCGATCCCAATGGCGACTATATCGAGCAGGTGCTGGATTCGGTCAAGAAAACCAACTAAGCTAGCCGCGCCGATTTTTGCGCATCCATTCCCCCCATTACGTGTCGAGCCCGTTCATGTCCGCTACTTCCGCCATCGCCCCCACCCTGAACACCCAGAGCGCCCTGGTGCTCTTCTCCGGCGGCCAGGATTCCACCACCTGTCTGGCCTGGGCGCTGTCGCGCTACCAGCGCGTGGAAACCATCGGCTTCGACTACGGCCAGCGCCATGCCATCGAACTGGAAGTGCGCCCGGCGCTGCTGAAAAAGATGAGAGCCTTCTCGCCCGAATGGCAGGCCCGCCTGGGCGAGGACCACATGATCGACCTCTCGCTGATCGGCAAGATTTCCGACACGGCCCTGACCCGCGACGTCGATATCGCCATGCAGGACAACGGCCTGCCCAATACCTTCGTGCCCGGTCGCAATCTGCTGTTCATGACCGTGGCGGCCACGCTGGCCTATCGCCGCGGCCTGAACGTGCTGGTGGGCGGCATGTGCGAGACCGATTTCTCCGGCTATCCCGATTGCCGCGACGACACCATGAAAGCCCTGCAAGTGGCGCTGAACCTGGGCATGGCCACGCAACTGAAGGTGGAAACCCCGCTGATGTGGATCGACAAGGCCCAGACCTGGGCCCTGGCCGAGTCGCTGGGCGGTGCGCCGCTGGTGGACCTGATCCGCGCCGACACCCATACCTGCTACCTGGGCGAACGCGGCCAGTTGCATGACTGGGGTCATGGCTGCGGCAAGTGCCCGGCCTGCGAACTGCGCGCACGCGGCTACCAGCAGTACGCGGCAAGCAAAAGCGTCGGGTAATCGGGCACAATAGGCTCACCATTCCAAAGACGAGCCTCATGCCCCACACCCGCACCACCACCCTGCTGGCCCGCAGCGCCGCCGTGCTGATGGTGCTGCTGGCCGGCGCCGAGATCGGCCGTCGCATCGCCGACCTGCCCAGCCTGCCGACGCTGGTCGACCTGCAATTCGACCTGACCCCGCGCAGCCAGAGCTACAAGGTCTTCGAATCCAATCCGATTGCACGCTCCTCGCATCCGCAGCCGCTGCCCACGGCACTGCGTGCGCTGGACCTCGATGTGCCCTGGAAAGAGGGCAAGCGCCTGCCCCTGCCCGATTTCATCAAGGGCACGGCGGCGCACGCCTTCGTCGTGATCCAGGATGGCAGCGTGATCTACGAGCGCTACATCGATGGCTATGACGCCCATTCGCGCTTCACCTCGTTCTCGGTCTCCAAGTCCTTCGTCTCGGCCCTGACCGGCGTGGCACTGAAGCAGGGCAAGATCGGCTCGCTCAACGATCCCATCGGCCGCTACCTCAAGCGCGACGAGATTTCACCGGCCTATGCCAACATCACCATCGGCCAGTTGCTGGACATGCGCTCGGGCATCGACGTGGAAGAAAACTACGGCGGCTCGCTGACCTCGCCGGTGGTGCGCATGTTTGTCAGCACCGACCTGCAGCGCTTCATCGCGCGGCGCAGCGGGCTGCGCTTTGCACCCGGTTCGCGCTTCGAATACCGCAGCGTCGATACGCTGGTGCTCTCGCGCGTGCTGGCGCGCGCGACCGGCATGCGCCTCTCCGACTTCGCCCAGCAAGCCCTGTGGGAACCGCTGGGCATGGAGGAGGACGCCAGCTGGAGCGTCGACAGCCGCCAGCACGGAGTGGAGAAGGCCTTCTGTTGCCTCAACACCACCGCCCGCGACTTCGCCCGCCTGGGCTTGCTGTATCTGCATGGCGGACGCATCGGCGACCAGCAGGTCGTCAGCCCCGCGTGGGCGGCCGAGCCGCGCCGGCCGGTCAACAACGGCAATGCGCTGGACTACCGCGATGGCTGGTGGATCCCGCCGGGCAATGCGGACGACCGCGACTTTGCGGCCATCGGCGTATTCGGCCAGTACATCTACGTCAATCCGGGCACGCGCACGGTCATCGTCAAGCTCAGCGACTATGGCGTGGAACAGGACGAAGTGCTGACCATGCTGGCCATGCGCAGCATCAGCCATGCGGTGTCCGGCAAGGACTGAAAAACGCACGCCCACGCCACGGAATTCTTCGAAGAACCATAGAAAAACCGCCTGTCTCGCAACAGGCGGTTTTTCGTCGGAGGCCGCAGTCGTTGAAAATATAAACGATATAAACCGTTTATATTTTTTATATCATCAGAACAATTCGTTCTTCATCTGCGTCTTGGCCTTTTCTTCTTCCGGTGTCATCCCGCCGTGGTCGCCCATGCCCAGGTCGCGCACCATGGCGCTGGGCGGGAACTCGGCATAGTAGTACTCGCCGCCCGATTCGATCACGCCATCCGGCACCTTGCGGTCCACGTTGGGCACATCCTTGAGAACCTTGGACATGTAGCTGATCCACACCGGCAAGGCAAGGCCGCCGCCGGTTTCGCGGTCGCCCAGGCTCTTGGGCTGGTCGTAGCCGATCCAGGCAATGGCGGTGAGACCCGGTTGGTAGCCGGCGAACCAGGCATCCATGGAATCGTTGGTGGTACCGGTCTTGCCGGCCAGGTCGGTGCGCTTCAGGGACAGTGCCTTGACCGCCGTGCCATGGCGCACCACGTCGCGCAGCATGCTGTCCATGATGAAGGCATTGCGCGCATCGATGACGCGGTTGGATTCATCGTCGGCGGTGGCCGGCTTGGCCTGCGAGAGGACTTCGCCGTTGCTGTCGGTGACCTTGGTGATCAGGTAGGGATTGATCTTGTAGCCGCCGTTGGCGAACACCGAATACGCGCCCACCATCTGCAAGGGCGTCACGTTGCCCGCACCCAGCGCCAGGGTCAGGTAGGGTGGGTTCTTGTCGGCATCGAAACCGAAACGGGTGATGTATTCCTGCGCATACTTCACGCCCACGCGCTCGAGGATGCGGATGGAGACCAGGTTGATCGACTTCTGCAAGGCGCGGCGCATCGAGATCGGGCCTTCGAACTTGCCGCCATAGTTCTTGGGTTGCCACACCTGGCCACCGGTCTGGGTGAAGGTCAGCGGCGCATCATTGATGATGGTGGCCGGCGACAAACCCTTTTCCAGCGAGGACGAATAGATGAAGGGCTTGAAGGACGAACCCGGCTGGCGCCAGGCCTGGGTGACGTGGTTGAACTTGTTGCGGTTGAAGTCGAAACCGCCCACCAGCGACCGGATCGCGCCATCCTGCGAATTGACCGAGACGAAGGCCGATTCTACTTCCGGCATCTGCGTGATGATCCAGCTGTTGCCATCCTGGAACACGCGGATGATGGCACCACGGCGGATCTTCTTCTGCGGCGGGGCCTTGTCCGAGAGCAGGTTGGCGCCAAAGCCCAGGCCGGCGCCGGAAATGCTGATCTCTTCGCCGGTGGCCAGCATGGCGGTGATTTCCTTGGGCTTGGCCTCCAGCACGACGGCGGCCACCATGTCGTCGCTGTCGGGATGGTCGGCCAGTTCCACTTCGACCGCATCTTCCACGACTTCCTTGGAGGCGTTCTCCGGCAGGTCCATGTAGCCTTCCGGACCGCGATAGCCGTGGCGGCGCTCGTAATCGATGATGCCGCGCCGCAGGGCGATGTAGGCAGCATCCTGGTCGGTCTTGGTGATGGTGGTGAAGACGTTCAGGCCGCGCGTGTAGGTCTCGTCCTTGTACTGCGCATAGACCAGCTGGCGCGCCATTTCAGCCACGTATTCAGCGTGCATGCCGAAGGCCGAGCTGTCGCCCTTGACGCGCAGTTCCTCATCCTTGGCTTCCTGATACTGGGCATCGGTGATGTAGCCCAGCTGCCGCATGCGCAGCAGGATGTACTGCTGGCGTGCATGCGCGCGCTTGGGATTGACCACCGGGTTGTAGGCCGAGGGCGCCTTGGGCAGGCCGGCCAGCATCGCGGCTTCGGCGATGGTGATGTCCTTGAGCTGCTTGCCGAAATAGATCTGGGCGGCCGAGGCGAAGCCGTAGGCGCGCTGGCCCAGATAGATCTGGTTCATGTAGACCTCGAGGATCTGGTCCTTGGTGAGGTTGTTCTCGATCTTCCAGGCCAGCGGGATCTCATAGAAGAACTTGCGCACCGCCTTCTGCAGGAAGGTCGGCTCGTTGCTGGTCAGGAAGAAGTTGCGCGCCACCTGCTGCGTGATGGTGGAGGCACCGCCGCCGCCGCCGGAGAGGTTGGAGAAGGTGGCGCGGGCGATGCCCTGGTAGTCGACGCCGCCGTGTTCATAGAAACGGTCATCCTCGATGGCCAGCACGGCCTTCTTCATGATGTCCGGGATGTCCTTGAAGTGGACCAGGTTGCGGCGTTCCTCGCCGAATTCACCGATCAGCACACCATCGGCCGAGAAGATGCGCAGCGGAATCTTGGGGCGATAGTCAGTCAGCGTATCGAGATCGGGCAGCTTGGGATAGGTCAGGGCGACGATGAAGGTCACGCCCAGCAGCACCATCACCACCAGGCCCAGCACGGTACCGAACAAGCCCAGGAGGATGCGCAGCGACCAGTGCATGCGCTTGCGGGGCGCCTTTTCTGCGGGGGCCTCGGCCGATGCCGGTTTGCGTTGATCGCCGCCGTTGGAAGATGAAGACATTCGAATTAAGCGTTAAAGCAGGCCGAAGCTGCAGGCCAGAGCCGGGTGGAAGAAACAAGCCCGCATTATAGCGGCTCGCCCTGAGGCGTCGCGCGGCCAGGTGTTGCAAATAGACCAAAGGACAATGGGCCGGTTCCGGGGAGAAGACAGGAGGTGCGGCATCGGCTACACATCGCGGCGGGAATTGCTGCGAATTTGCAGGCATTCCTCAAGTTTCCTCTATTCCCGCCTCGCCGCGCCGGCCGGACAATCCGAAGCTTCCTTTTGCAAGAGAACTGCATATGGCTGGCTTCCCCCTTTTCTTTGGCCCCGGCACCACGCGCCTGTGCGCAGGGCTGGATATCGCCCCCGACCGCGTGCGCCTGGCGCTGTTGCGCCGCACCGGCCAGCGCGCGCAACTGCTGTGGGTGACCCAGCGGCTCACGGGCGGGGTGATCTGCCAGGACGGGCAGATCACCGATTTCGACGCGCTGGTCCTGATCTGCCGGTCCCTGCTGGAGCAACCCGGCTGCGAGCGTGCCACCGTGGCGCTGGCCGTTCCTGCCCGCTGCCTCATCGGCCAGCGTCTGGTACTACCGGCCGGAGCTCATCCGGTGCAGCGCCTGCAGCAGGTGCACAGCGAGATGGCCGCCCACGGCATCAGCACCGATGACCATGCACTGGATTACCGCGAACTCGGCCCGCAGCCGGGTTCTCCGCTGGACCAGCAGGTGCTGGCCGTGGCGGCCTCACGGCTGGCCATCGAAGACCGCCTTTCTCTGGCCGCGGCCATCGGTCGTCCGCTGGCCACGCTGGCGCCGGAAGACCTCTGCCTGGCGGCCTGGCTGCGCGAAGACGGGCGGGCCGACCAGAACGCCGTGCTGCGGCTGGACCGTAGCGGCCGGTGGCTGCT includes:
- the pilM gene encoding pilus assembly protein PilM, whose product is MAGFPLFFGPGTTRLCAGLDIAPDRVRLALLRRTGQRAQLLWVTQRLTGGVICQDGQITDFDALVLICRSLLEQPGCERATVALAVPARCLIGQRLVLPAGAHPVQRLQQVHSEMAAHGISTDDHALDYRELGPQPGSPLDQQVLAVAASRLAIEDRLSLAAAIGRPLATLAPEDLCLAAWLREDGRADQNAVLRLDRSGRWLLHGEGPSHAMPPVAASTAHLALLAQAAPLLKPLPRRLLLSGDHPALAALARAFTKYAGLEARVATPPSSLILAPQIAAQMPADYHLALALAWEGLA